The genome window ATGACCAAACCACCAACGGCATCTTTTCCATCTTTGGTAAAAGCCCCATACCGAATAGCTCTACCAAATTGGACTTTAGCGATATCTTTCACCAAAATTGGAGCTCCCCCAATAACTTTAACCACTATATTTTCAATGTCTGAAATAGAAGTAAGTAGACCTTCTCCTCGGATAAAATTGGCTTGATGATTTTTTTCGATGTACGCACCACCTGTATTTGCATTGCTCGACTCCAAGGCTTCAAACACATCTACAACACTGAGTTCATAATTATGCAAAAGCTGTGGATGTAAGGCTACTTCATATTGTTTTAAGTTCCCTCCAAAACTATTGACTTCTGCCACACCTTCCAGCATTGCCATCTGACGCTTGACAATCCAGTCTTGCATACTACGCAGTTCTGTTGGAGAGTAAGTATAGCCTTCTTCGACTTCTAAACAGTACTGATAAATTTCACTCAATCCTGTACTGATTGGCCCCATCATTGGAGAACCGAAACTTTCGGGGATATCTTCTTTTACTTCTTCTAATTTCTCAGCAACTAATTGCCTTGGAAGGTAAGTTCCACTTTCATCTTTAAAAACTACGGTAACTACCGACAGACCCGATCGAGATACCGAACGAAGCTCTATCACTCCTGGTAAATTGGCCATCGAAAGCTCTACAGGATAGGTGATAAAACGTTCAATATCTTCCGTTCCAAGGCTTGGCGCTGTCGTAATTACTTGAATCTGATTGTTAGTAATATCTGGTGTTGCATCAATCGGGATTTCACGCATTGCAAAAATCCCCATTCCAATCCAGAACAACATCATGAAGCTAATTGCCAATTTGTTCTGAACCGAAAAAGCAATAATTTTTCGAATCATTATCTCTTATAAAATCTACTCTTAAAAAATGTACTTAAGGTGGGAAACAAAAAATAGAGATGCTTTAAGCACTATATTTTTTGTTTGATACTAGTACTAGATTATGATTGAGGCTGAAAATATTCCTATTTAGCTGAGTACTGTCTATCATGCTTTCAAAAGAAAAGCTTTTCGTAGTATTTCACTAAAAGGAAAATTCAAGGATAGCAATTGATTTCCTCTTAAGAATCACCTAATTATAAAGAGATATCACGTACTTTTCTTCGACTTTTTTAGTTTTCAACAAATCCTAGTGCTAGTGTGTCTTAAGCTAGCCGAGGCGGGTCGAGTAAATCTTCTGAGAAAGATTCTGTTAAGGAATAAATAAGGGGAAAATTGATATTGTGGTAGCTATAAAAGAATGGGATATGAATTGTAAAAAAGGTAAGCGGTTCGATTGACACCCCACAACCACAAGGGCAAAACGGAGAACAAAACTCAAAGGCTAATTGCCCATCTTCATGATCTCCATCTAACAAACAATTCGCTTCAATAGTATCTGTCAATATGCTTTCCTCTCCATCAGCACAAGGCTTTACCGACAGGATCAACACAATAACAGATAATATGTAAAACGGAATTTTTCGCATGCTACAATATTACAACAGAAGAGATACTTTTTCACAAAATATCTCTTCTGAGTTTTAATTTATAATCAGACTAAATTCTGATCACCTTTACAGTAATCAAAACATCAATAATCATTAATAAGACAGCTACGGTCAAGAAATAATAGTATTTGTTAGAAGCAGCATCAACTTGTGTTGAAGAACGAAGCTGTCCTTCTATATTTTTGATGCTATTGACCATGCGCTGCATGTCATTTCGTTTGTCGCTTATTTCAAAGTACTTGCCATCAGTAGCTTTGGCTAAGTCTTTTAGTGATGTATTATTCAAACGAGTGACCACTTCATTGCCATCTTTATCTTTTTTGAAACGGTACCCCGAAGGAATTCTGCCTCCTTTTTCTGTTCCGACACCAAGTGTAAAAAGTTTAATTGATTTGCTCTTGATATCACTTATGATAGAAGAAACAGAACTACCGAAGTCTTCTCCATCACTTACCAAAATAATGATTTTGGCTTGTTGTTTATCATTCTGTGTATCTTCCTCCGTGATCAATTTATCATAGGC of Sediminitomix flava contains these proteins:
- a CDS encoding DUF6660 family protein, with product MRKIPFYILSVIVLILSVKPCADGEESILTDTIEANCLLDGDHEDGQLAFEFCSPFCPCGCGVSIEPLTFFTIHIPFFYSYHNINFPLIYSLTESFSEDLLDPPRLA